One region of Macrobrachium rosenbergii isolate ZJJX-2024 chromosome 20, ASM4041242v1, whole genome shotgun sequence genomic DNA includes:
- the LOC136848930 gene encoding uncharacterized protein: MNGQIVILVALVSAACAAPTDYQTGAVQHPPTGEYGYLDSLVAETVNILPEITSVFGRVTGAGRSADPAHVQNVMMEFIPLTRRVMMSTENVGDRQFSSGEWQRFNAAEAVMPSVITFMDSLRNMDFFGVAPVVRTVTSK; encoded by the exons atgaacggGCAG ATTGTTATCTTGGTTGCTTTGGTCAGCGCGGCTTGTGCAGCCCCTACTGACTACCAAACAGGGGCGGTGCAGCACCCACCGACGGGCGAGTATGGCTACTTGGACTCCCTGGTGGCCGAGACAGTGAACATCCTCCCCGAGATCACCAGCGTGTTCGGACGCGTGACCGGGGCGGGCCGCTCCGCAGACCCTGCGCACGTCCAGAACGTCATGATGGAATTCATTCCCCTGACTCGCCGGGTGATGATGTCCACCGAAAACGTCGGAGACAGGCAGTTCAGCTCCGGAGAGTGGCAGAGATTCAACGCCGCCGAGGCTGTGATGCCCTCAGTCATCACCTTCATGGATAGTCTCAGGAATATGGATTTCTTCGGCGTCGCACCGGTAGTCAGGACCGTAACCTCCAAGTAG